GGACTGACGTTCTCGGAGTATGAACAAATCTCCGATTATGAAGCTGAGATGTATCGCTATAATAATTATCAATATGAAGTCCGTTTTCTGCGGGCATATTTCTACTTTAATCTGGTAAGACAATACGGAGATGTACCTTTTACCGATCATGTCTTGTCAACTTCTGAGGTGAATACGCTTACACGTAAACCAGCTCAAGAGGTATTCGACTGGATTATTAAGGAATGTGACGAGATAAAAGATCTGATTATACCGGATTATAATAATTTGGGGGCTTTGGTTCCTGCCGGCGAATCAGCGGAAACAGGGCGAGCCAACAAGCGTACAGTATTGGCATTAAAAGCGCGTACGGCTTTGTATGCCGCCAGTCCGTTGTTCAATTCTCATCAGGAAGGTAGCCAAGAGTACAAGGAACTGTGGTATCGTGCAGCCAAGGCTAATAAAGACTTGATCGAGACTTGCGAAGAAGCAGGTATGAGATTGATAGATGACTACGAGAATTTATGGGATGCAAAGAGTTACAGTAGTGCCATCGATGAACTCATTTTCGGTTGTCGTGCCATACGTGCTACCAACTCTTTTGAAAAATATAATTTTCCTGTCGGATTGGAAAACTGTCGAGGTGGAAACTGCCCTACACAGACATTGGTGGATGCCTATGAGTTGAAGGACGGTGGTGAAAGACCAGATAAAAAGGCGGATTATGATAAAAATAAACCTTATTACGAGGGGCGTGATCCTAGATTTGAAAAAACGATTGCTAAGAATGGTGATACAAAATGGCCGAATTGGAACGAAACTGCGTTAGAAACCTATCAGGGAGGTGCAAATGCTGAACCACTGAGTGGGGGAACGCCTACCGGCTATTATCTGAAAAAGTATTGTCAGACAAGTATTAATACGACGACAGCGAAGCCTACTACAGATAATCATACATGGATTATATATCGCTTAGGAGAGTTCTACCTGAATTATGCAGAAGCATTATTCAAATATTTAGGTACTGCTTACGCTACCAATAACGAATTTCCTATTCCTGCCAATGAGATGGTGAATAAAACTCGCCAGCGCACGAAGGTGAATATGCCTAAATTTCCCGCAGGCCTGAATAATCAGCTATGGTGGGAGAAATACCAGAATGAGCGCATGGTAGAGTTAGCATTCGAGGGACACCGTTTTTGGGATGTACGTCGTTGGAAGGAAGGAGACAAGCATTTCAGCAGCATTGATGAAATGAAAATATATAAGAGTGGG
The DNA window shown above is from Bacteroides faecium and carries:
- a CDS encoding RagB/SusD family nutrient uptake outer membrane protein, which codes for MKLNKLIYGVLTIFAFSSCADQMDYSEYNPYDAGYVKRTFYDVGGLVSNIYQSLDSDFGNYSGAILGSATDESQYSYTGNAIETFYNGAWSPVNAQSSMWTSSYKAIANCNNYLEEFTGLTFSEYEQISDYEAEMYRYNNYQYEVRFLRAYFYFNLVRQYGDVPFTDHVLSTSEVNTLTRKPAQEVFDWIIKECDEIKDLIIPDYNNLGALVPAGESAETGRANKRTVLALKARTALYAASPLFNSHQEGSQEYKELWYRAAKANKDLIETCEEAGMRLIDDYENLWDAKSYSSAIDELIFGCRAIRATNSFEKYNFPVGLENCRGGNCPTQTLVDAYELKDGGERPDKKADYDKNKPYYEGRDPRFEKTIAKNGDTKWPNWNETALETYQGGANAEPLSGGTPTGYYLKKYCQTSINTTTAKPTTDNHTWIIYRLGEFYLNYAEALFKYLGTAYATNNEFPIPANEMVNKTRQRTKVNMPKFPAGLNNQLWWEKYQNERMVELAFEGHRFWDVRRWKEGDKHFSSIDEMKIYKSGDSYSYRRVTVDRQWDDKMYFFPIPQSEKAKNPNLTQNPGW